The Myroides phaeus DNA segment AAACCAAAAACATTTTTTAAATTTGTTAGCTAACGATATTTAAAAACTGAAGGATTAAAAAATTTTAGTGCAAAAATAGTGTTTTTTTAAAATATGGCTAAGGTAAAATATTATTACGACCCCGAAAAATTAGCGTTCCTAAAAATACGCCCAAAAAAGTTCAAACAAATAAGTAATATTTTCTTATTTATCTTGTCTGCAGCTATTTTTGGTGTTTTAGGCCTATTTGTCATGATCAATACAAACATATTACAAACGCCTAAAGAAAAAAAGCAAGAAAGAGAACTTGCTGAGTTTAAAACAAATTATGTTCTACTAAATAAAAAATTAGACCTTGTAGCTGAAGTTCTTGATGAATTAGAAGTTAGAGACAACGATATTTACCGTGCTTATTTTAATACTTCACCAATTCCTGAAGAACAACGAAAATCGGGCTTAGGAGGAATAAACAGATATCGTTCTTTTGTTGGCTTAAATAATGAAAAACTCTTAACAGAAACAAATATGAAGATTGATCAGCTAACAAAACAAGTTGCTATTCAATCTGAATCGTTAGATGACATCATCGAGTTAGCTAAAAAGAAAGAAGAATTTCTCGCTTCTATTCCTGCAATTCAACCTGTAAAAAATGAAGATTTGAAAAGAATGGCTTCAGGTTATGGATACCGAAGTGACCCTTTTACAAAGATTAAAAAATTCCACGCTGGTATGGATTTTTCTGCAGAAATAGGCACTCCTATTTTCGCAACAGGAAATGGAAAAATAATTAGAGCTAATAATGAATTATCAGGATATGGTAATCTTATTGAAATAGACCACGGTTATGGATACTTAACAAGATATGCCCACTTAAGCAAATATAATGCAAGAGCTGGACAAACCGTTAAACGTGGAGACATAATCGGATACGTAGGTAGTAGTGGTCGTAGTTCAGGACCACACTTACACTATGAAGTACATTATTTAGGAAATGTAGTAAACCCTCTTAATTACTATTACGGCGAAATTTCAGCTAAAGAATTTGAGCTTATGGCACAAGAGGCTAACCAAGAAAATCAATCACTTGACTAATGGAATTAAATTTACCTGACAAACGTTATTACAGCATTGGAGAGCTTGCAAAAGCTTTTAATGTAAATGCTTCCTTATTGCGCTTTTGGGAAAAAGAATTTGATATAATCAAGCCAAAGAAAAATGCTAAGGGAAACCGTATGTTCACTCCTCAAGATGTTGAGAACTTACAATTAATCTATCACCTTGTGAAAGAAAGAGGATTTACTCTTGATGGTGCAAAAGATTACCTTAAAAGCAAACCAAAAGAAATTGCAGACAATTTCGAAATTATAAAAAAGTTAGAGGGAATTAAGAATGCCCTTATTAATATTAAAAATGAACTTTAAACAGTAAAAACAAATGAAAAAAGCTTTAGTACCTATCGTCGTATTAGTTGTAATCTTTATCGGTCTATTTAGTTATGGAGTTGGTATCAAAAACAACGCTTTAGAATTAACACAAACAGAACAAAAACAATGGGCTGATGTTCAAACAGCTTACCAAAGAAGAAACGACCTTATCGGTAACCTTGTGAAAACTGTACAAGGGGCAGCTAATTTTGAAAAAAGCACTTTAGAAAGCGTTATTAATGCTCGTGCTAATGCTACTAAAGTAACTATTGACCCAACAAATATGACTCCTGAAAACTTTGAGCAATTCAATAAAGCACAAAGTCAGTTATCTTCAAGTCTTTCAAAGTTATTAGTGGTTTCTGAAAACTATCCTGAATTAAAGTCAAATACTAACTTCTTGAAATTACAAGATGAAATTGCAAGTACAGAAAATACTATTCAAACTCAAAGAATACGTTTTAACGATGCAGTAATGAATTACAATAACTATGTATTAAGATTCCCTAATTCTGTTTTCGCTGGTATGTTTGGCTATAAAGAAAAATCTTTCTTTAATGCTGTTGAAGGTGCTGAGAAACCAGTAGAAGTTAACTTTGAATTTTAATTATGGCTACGATCTCTGATTTTTTATCTACTGCAGATGAAAATGAAATCATAAAAGCTATAGAGCAAGCAGAAAAAAATACTTCAGGCGAAATAAGAGTTCACATAGAAACTTCTACTAAAAAAGAAGCTATGCAAAGAGCGCAGGAAGTATTTTTTGAATTAGACATGAATAAAACATCACAACAAAATGGTGTTTTGTTTTATATCTGTATCAACTCAAAAGCTTTCGTAATCTTAGGAGATAAAGCAATAGACGAGAAAGTCAAAAACGAAAACTTTTGGGAAGGAACTAAAGAACTTGTTATTAATCACTTTAAACAGGGATTATATAAACAAGGACTTATATATGGCATCCTTAAAGCAGGTAGTAAATTAAAAGTGTATTTCCCTTCACAAGGAGATAACAAAAACGAATTACCAAACGAAATTTCAAAAGCATAGCACTTATGATGCAA contains these protein-coding regions:
- a CDS encoding M23 family metallopeptidase, with protein sequence MAKVKYYYDPEKLAFLKIRPKKFKQISNIFLFILSAAIFGVLGLFVMINTNILQTPKEKKQERELAEFKTNYVLLNKKLDLVAEVLDELEVRDNDIYRAYFNTSPIPEEQRKSGLGGINRYRSFVGLNNEKLLTETNMKIDQLTKQVAIQSESLDDIIELAKKKEEFLASIPAIQPVKNEDLKRMASGYGYRSDPFTKIKKFHAGMDFSAEIGTPIFATGNGKIIRANNELSGYGNLIEIDHGYGYLTRYAHLSKYNARAGQTVKRGDIIGYVGSSGRSSGPHLHYEVHYLGNVVNPLNYYYGEISAKEFELMAQEANQENQSLD
- a CDS encoding MerR family transcriptional regulator; protein product: MELNLPDKRYYSIGELAKAFNVNASLLRFWEKEFDIIKPKKNAKGNRMFTPQDVENLQLIYHLVKERGFTLDGAKDYLKSKPKEIADNFEIIKKLEGIKNALINIKNEL
- a CDS encoding LemA family protein; its protein translation is MKKALVPIVVLVVIFIGLFSYGVGIKNNALELTQTEQKQWADVQTAYQRRNDLIGNLVKTVQGAANFEKSTLESVINARANATKVTIDPTNMTPENFEQFNKAQSQLSSSLSKLLVVSENYPELKSNTNFLKLQDEIASTENTIQTQRIRFNDAVMNYNNYVLRFPNSVFAGMFGYKEKSFFNAVEGAEKPVEVNFEF
- a CDS encoding TPM domain-containing protein, which produces MATISDFLSTADENEIIKAIEQAEKNTSGEIRVHIETSTKKEAMQRAQEVFFELDMNKTSQQNGVLFYICINSKAFVILGDKAIDEKVKNENFWEGTKELVINHFKQGLYKQGLIYGILKAGSKLKVYFPSQGDNKNELPNEISKA